AAGAAACATGATACCCCCTAGGCTGAGAGATTTAAGAATCTAAATGTTACTAATCAACTGTTTGATCTAATCACTTCACCGGTAGTATCACACTCTTTTAATAATCTCCAGTACTGAAAAACAGCCAAAgatgccaaaaaaacaaaaaaagacaaagagacaaaagttAAGCCATGAGTCCAAGAACAGTGGCACGTTTTTCAGTAATATCCTCAGTCATAAAATGGAGAAGCATAGCAACCCCAATGCTGATTCCACACAGATTATCAGTACATGATAAGAGCCTCGCGGGTCTCTCCAGCTGGCTGCCTCAGAGCAGATAAAGACACGCTTATGGAGACAAGATCGCCACACAACAGTGATATGAAAGTCCTATCATATTGTTTTCGCTGACTGTTATCCAAAATGGAATGAGCAAGGACAAATAATACCCGACACCTTTATGGAGCAATGAGTACAACAGGCAAATACAAGTCAAACAGAACAAGGCATTTGTCTATATAACAAGGCAAATATGAAACCCGAGAGCACACAGGAGACTCACACTGGGCAACAAAATAATCAGGTAGATTACAACAAGGGGAGAGGAACATGTGAAGACAAAGGAAACATCAATTTGAGCATCTtaacttttgcactgaaataaTCAGCAAACTAACCGTGCTGTCCAGACCCAACATAATGATCATGAGGAAGAAGATGATGGCAAAGAAAGTAGCAGCAGGCATGTTTGCTATGGCTTCTGCGTAAATGATGAACAGCAGACTGGGACCTGGAggaaagacagagaggcaggTTAAAAGGGTTCATCTGAATTCATCCTTCACCTGCACTTTCTCCAGAACTACAAATGTGTGGTGCTTCATTCAACATGACATGAAATGAACAGTCATATAATGCCAAAGAGTGCCCTATGTTTTTTTCCTATGATGTGTGACTTAGTAAAGAATGATGCATTTAGGATTGTTTTTCTACCAGCATCCTTGGCTACAGCAGATACATCCTGCTGCCTCATCTCAGCCATGTAGCCCAGCACGGTAAAGATGACAAAGCCAGAGAGAAAGCTAGTCAGACAGTTGACAGAGCTGGTGACCAAAGCGTCCCTGAGATGGAGAAAGGAGAGGTTTGTGGGCTcaggaacaaaaaaaactttgagaGAAAGCATTTGAGATATATATTTAGACTACTGGAACCTATGAGCAGGCTATTGTTCTACCTGTATAGATGGATGCTgacatatatttataaaatgaacatttctgatAATTGCATtagaatatttaaatgatttctgCAGAATTCTACTTTTTGGATTGGTAAGCAGGTTTCACTGGCGTGCGAAATATacaacaaaatgtgtgtttaacAGAAGTTCTCACTTGTAGCAGTTGTTGTGAAACGGGTTATAGCTGGCAAAGGCGAGGAGCACACCAAACCCTGGACCCAGTGAGAAGAAGATCTGAGCTGCTGCATCAATCCACACCTGAGAGAGTGTTGAACGTTAAACAGTGTATGTTTAAGGTATGGTTCACAGATTGTggtgttgtatgaggtacttatccatagtcagtgtattgcCTACAGTGGCTGGTAGTTAGCACACCCCTGGcatggagaagcaggcaggagtaccgacATGGGAGGTAGGCATTGTACAATTGTGGCCGGGTTTTTTAACCATCCACATGCCTGCTTCTACAAACTGGGGGCATGTTGACGGTTTCTACTGTAGGGACAACATTGACTCTGTGCCTCATACAATGCCACTTACCTTTAAGACAAGATTTGCGCAAAAATTTAACACCAACACAAACATTTCAGACCAATAGATCAGAGACAGCCTAGACTGCTCCAATTGACTCACTGTAGTGCTAAGCAGTTTCTCCCAATCAGGTTTAAGATAGAAGACCACGCCCCTCCAGGCCCCTGGCAGAGTGGCCCCACGGACGAGCAACACCAGGAGGACCAGGTAGGGAAAGGTAGCAGTCACCCAAACTACCTAatgcagaaaaaagacaaaaacaattcaCTTTCTGTTCACAAACTCTTATGTGTAGTAAGTCATAGCAGCTGATATCCGGTCATACTCAATAATCACTTTCTGACTGCCTTTCTAACCAACTTTTCCTTCCCACGATGATGAATGACCATCCtttttctctgcctctctggctccatcaatccatccatccatccactctaAACTGACACCCCCATTAGCCATGCAGGCGCCCCTTCGGTTACCTTTCCAGACGTCTTGACTCCTTTCCAGATGCTGAAGTAGACGATGGTGAAGATGAAGAGCAGGCAGAGGGCCAGCTGCCAGCTGACAGAGCCCAGCTGGTGCAGTCCTGGGGAGCGGTGGACCTGCAACACCTGGCGACTGGAAGGAGGGAAAACGAGGCAGTGAGGGATGTTGGCGTTGATGGGTGAGGTCGGAGGGGGTCCAAAGAGGGAGACAAGTCAAGTGCATATAAGAAGATGACATAAGAGGAAATAGAGGGTCATGAATATCAATGAAAAGTGGTGGACAGGGGAAGGAAGAAGGTACAAGGAATGTGGAGAATCATAGGAAGTGAAGATAGGGTGGACAGACGGGAAGTTGGGAGATTTGGTGAGTAGAGGAAAGGGAGAGAGCATAAAGGAAGGAGATGTGATAGAGAAAggaacagcaaaataaaaaaaatgtgagaaaacagaaaagaggAGAATGATAAAGTTGTGCGGAGGAAAGGGGTTAATAAACCGGACAGAAGGGAAAAATAGAAGGGTATAAACTTTTCAGCAATGAAAGTTTACATAAGGGAGATGATAAGGAGACCAGATAAAAACCATGCTAGAAAGCCTCGATTGACTTTATATCAGTTTAAAGAAGccaatgtgaaaaaaacatattgcagGGCAAAAAAGGAGAAGTCTGAAATGAACAGCGAGGTTACCATCTGGTCACAGGTTAAGCACACAGAGCTCGGACGATAAAACAGAGACGTGATTTATGTTGAAAACAGGAAATTCTGGCGCCAGACTGAGTTGCGGAATTTGTTACTTTAAAACCTGTATTAGGAAAAGTCAACTACGGATAAACGCTGGATCTTTCTCAGCGGAGAGACACAGGCACGGTTGAGTGAGCAGCTGATAAAACTGAGCCAGTATAGACTGTAGAGTCCCAGAGCAGGCGAGGATAAGAAAGACACAGCTCGGGTTTTATgttacactaaaataaataccaAATTGACTGAGTTGAGAGAGTTAATTACAGTGAAAGCCTCATGCCGAAGATTGTTTAACACTTAGAATATTGTAAATATGAGTTTAAATTTTCctgtcagaaatgtttttattaaataaaagttcATATTTGTCTCTGGGtgatttaaggaaaaaaaaatttcaattcTGCTTCCTCGCTATgttctctcctcatctcctcttgTCCTCCACCTGCTTCTTTAACTAACGAGCTAGTTCATATTTTTGACAAACTGATTTACAGTGTACTGAGAGCATAATAGTTTGTTGTAATATCTATATGAGCACAATAATCTGTTAGGCAACAGAAGTGAAAAGGGAATCACTATTGGCAACTCATGTTAATAGAAGAGAATTTCATGGATTACTTTATGAATTCaatttatcacacacacacgccatgGGCTAAGTGACTCAACACTTGATTATCTGCACATTAATGTTGATATATTCTAAACCATTTAGCTTTCTCTAAAATGAGatataactatatattttaaaccacatttatgcagctttgtaaTAAAGACATCATCCAGTGATCATCCAGTCATTATCTTAGCTGAAGAATATTTACACCATGTTATCGGGTTAATCTATTTGCTGTCATTTGAGTCTATAGAGCTTCTTAGCTTtgctcctccaccaccacctctgTCAAGTCCCTGTTTATGGTTCCCTCAGATGAACTCCAATTGAGTGCTATTTATAGAGCTCTACCCCCATAAATCTAATCAACAGTCAATGCAGAAGTCCATCAGAGAAGTCAATCAAATTAAACCTTTCATTCTTCTGCAATTTGGACTGATTGTACAAATGCTTTGGATTTCATGTGTATCTTTAATTCACTGTCACAGATCAAATAGTATGTGTGAGAGCAGACTTACACAGGAAACAAAACAGGAACAGCTCCCTCTAATTTTTGTTTGTATCCATGATTGGCCTTATTTGGCACCCATTCATTCCTGGGATATGccaatattgttttatttgcattCTTTTCTTacgtttgtttttacaaatagcTGGCAGTACTTCTACCAAGATAAGTAAAAACACATAGTTTTCAGAGTCCACAaattgtttgtctaatgaaaGGAGACGTATGTtttaaatttaagaaatatacatttttaaaaaagtgaatatgTGCTATGTATCTCATATGAGTTGTGTCATAAATAAAGTAGGAATTAAATTTAACTGAATATCATTGAATTgagattattatatattatacattattatattaatatatagatTAATATATGTTTTAGCTGGGGTTTGTTTAATTTTCCTGTAACGTCAGTACTGATGATCGTGTTAactctgtttatttattaaaaccaTACATCAGTTTCCCTGATGAAGAACTGAAGTTCTTTTCCTTTCAGCTTTTTGTGGTGGCATGCTGATAGACAATTGATCAAGTGATAATTATCATTCGGCCTCCGGTAAATTTGGAGTTGACTTAACTTCCTCTTGATAGaaaattaagagaaaatatGAGATTTTTGTTTAAGAAAATGTTAATGCATGAGGCCTGACATATTATATACTTTGTTCTTGGCATAGTAAATAGCTCCTTTATCACCCTTGTACTGCTAACCAATCCAAGCTGAGATCAGTGATTGTTATTATGAAATTCCGATAGCTTATTCCTGTTATGTCTTCACAACCTGTAATCCGAGTGGATTTTGAAGAGAGGGATGGTGATAAATCTGTCAGTGCCCTTAAACACCTGAACCAACCCTGTAATAGCTCTCTGCAACTCCCTCCTTCACTTGTTGTCTCCCTTCTATGCTAGCTCTCCCCCTACGCCTCTACATCCGACTTACATGCACTTACGTATAGAACTCCTCGGcgggggaggtggaggagttGGACCACGTCACATTGCTGTCGGTAGACATGTAACGGTTGCAGTTGATTGTGTTCCAGCTATTGCTGCAGGTGGTCCAGGGCAGGGTGGTCCGAAAAGACGATAGTAGATAGTACAAGGCCCAGGCCATGATGGTGTTGTAGTAGAAGGCTATGTAGAGGGCAATGATGCAGATGGCAAAGCCAATCCCTAAATGAGTGGGAAAAATGACGGTTAGCACAAAAATAAGTGAGTGATCATAAACTTCCAGTCAAGGTTTTTATTAACCGTCCTGTTATGTTAGTTTTTCAGGAATAGCAATAACATGTtcaattatccaaaagtgtcagaaactaaaaaatcccaagaaacattgtttatatttctttaataaCTAAGCAATTTACCTCTCAAAGATCATGGTTCGACaaggataattcactcttttttcattaaaactatTTTCTATGTACATtagaaagacctacatataagtacaatagttttacattacattatttttatttatttatgtatttttctttctatgaaaaaatacttttacctatttttcttagatttttaaactttcaaatgggtcaatttgacccgcaacattaAGGAGGGTTAAGagaatattttgtttattatcaggTACCAGTCAGTCACTCCTTGAAGAGACATCAGTGGTGTTTTCAAGCTAATTCAAGTTACTATTGGCTAAGTGGATGACAtttccaaacaacaacaaccaacacacTATCACATTTCTGAGCATCTGGCATTTGGCATCGAAATGTGACAATTTCCATAACAGAGAGTCAGTATATCTCATTAGACGAACAAGACGCAAGGGATGCTCTTCAAGGGAACTGTACTGAGGGGAACAAGGAGGTTAAATGAGCTGTCTCTCAGGCTCTGATGGCttatggtctttttttgttcttctgcTGCCAATTTTCCTGCGAGTAAGCGCTGTTCTCTCATGCTTTCTATTCCAAGATATCACTATGAAGTCATTCCTCCATATGTTCTGGTTTCTCTCCACTCTCCCTGTTACCTTTGAAGATGGGGCAGATGTATTTCCAGATGGAGATGCAGCCGCTGCGGTGGAACTGGCCAAGAGCCAGTTCCATGTAGAAGAGAGGGACACCTCCGAACACCGCCATCAACAGGTAGGGCAGCAAAAAGGCACCTGGACAGAGACATAAGGACAGAGGAAAAGTGGGGGTGAGAGAGGGATTTTTAGGGTTGGAAACAAAAATGTGGGGATTAATGTGGAGAGGGTAAAAACAGCGGGGAAAGTGAGAGGAGAATAAATTATGGACGAACAGTAAAAAGTCAATTACACTCCTGAGAATTGTTATGCGTTCACACTCTCTCTGAATAGCTCCCAATATACAAGAACATTAAAAAGCACTctgtaaaaatcattaaatattGCAAGTACCCTATCATTTACATAACCCTAGTCCATTCAAAAACAACAGAGTGTGCTTACCCAGTTTCATATAACTCTCCACTAAATATgaggaaaaacacaataaaagagTCATCGTGTTTAAATTCTACAATGACAAATTAGGATGACTGCGATGTTGGCTGCTAAGttaggaaaatataaaagtGATGAAGGGAGAATTAAATGGCCAAACAGAGAGGAAGCGAGCTGACAGCCAGATCTCTGAACTCTCCAACCTATCGTGCAGAGTTCGATAACACATTTCGCTCTccatctttctttctatctgtTTATCAACTTATttctatgtgcatgtgtgcatttgtATATGCAGGGCGGCCGACGTGTGTGTCTCGTGCCTTTGTGACACCAAAGCAAAGATAAGGGTTGATTGAGCAGCTGCCTGGGAGACAGGTTATTAAGCAAGGAGAAAGAGACTGAAGGCGTTCTCATAAAAACCACAATTAATACTGTTGCCTCTATCAAGTCTCTCCCAGTCGCCATCTCTACCTCGCTccgtgagacacacacagaacacaggaaATTGCAAAGATTTTATTATTGCAAATTCAATAAAAGTAGAAAAGGGAGGCCCTTgtttgccgctaggtgaggattGTGTTGTAACAGAGAGCAAAAGCAGACCACACAAACATCAGCTTTTGTATCTTAGATTGTGCAAGAAATTAGCTAAATCAAGTGCTATTCATAAACAAGTTTGTTAACTGCAGCATTCCTTAAACAGTAAATCTACACCCTGTTaaatttagctgttttttttttttttaaaagaaatgatGGCCTATTAGAGACATACCTCCAACTTTAATGATGTTAAAGGTTACTGGCAGTAAACTGACTTACTTCAGCTGCtacatatattttgaaaaatatgctGCAGTGCAGTTTATACCACTAAAGAGGCTTTTCTTATTTCTAATCCTTGAAATCCCTTTCACTCTATCATAGGATCTCCTGTACGCTGATCTCCACCCCACTCCTTATCTCCCTCTTCCCTTTCAAACATCTTTCGCCCTTCTCACCTCCTCCATTTTGGTAGCAGATGTAGGGGAAGCGCCAGACATTTCCCAGGTCTACAGCGTAGCCAATCACAGAGAGCAAGAAGTCCATCTTCTTGCTCCAGGTTTCTCTGGGCCTCTCTAAGCTGGTTTGTTGGACTACCAGAGTCCTGAGGCCTCCCAGCGGTGCTGACGACCCGGTGCCTCCACCAGGCCCGGAGGCTGTCCCTCCAGAGTAAGCTGCACTCCCCGCTCCCTCTCTGGGGCTCTGAGGGGTGGATGTGGTAAAGCCATTGGACACCTGCTGTCCAGAGCCAGAGTTCAGGCTCTTGGGTCCTCTCTCTGAGAGACCATCAGCCAGCATCAGTTTACCATTTTCCTGCTGTgtcccctcctcttctccccccacatcctctctccctttctccttctctccctcatTCTCCCCTTTGTCCGTTGTCAACATGCTCGTCAGCATCATATCTTTTGTCTCCATTGGGTCGTGTTGATGTTGGTGTTGGTGAGGCGGTTAGGGGTGGAGAGAGGTTCTCAGTGGCGTTGAAGGCAATGTGGCGCTGCTGGCTGATATGGCGCCCATTAGGGGGACAGAGGGGTTAGGAGAGCGACGTACTTGTGCAGTGGCGGTGTTgtgacaagaaaaaacaaattgattttcTTGGACAGGTAAAGGAGATGGGGAATGGGAGAGGGGAGCTTGACAAAAAAGCGAGAGAGAGTTGGGGCCAGAACAGGGGGTGGTGTGCGGACTGAGATGTGTAAGAGTCTGTTGAGCAAGAAGGAATAAGAGAAGACAGAGGAGGGTATAAGTGAGGAGCAATGTGTTTGAACAGGATGTGGCCAGAAGAAAAGTTACAAGAATCTTGGATCTTCTCCACAAACTGCTCGTCCTCTGAGACACTCAGTGATGGAGCAAACTGCAACACACAGGGAGAAAATCCACAGATAAGTCATAGGAAAAAACGTATTCagcttaaaattatttttgagtgAACCCATGATGtagaatattaaaaataaatctcaatgtttgtgtgtaaagcaagatgtgaaaaatatttgaatgtcataAAAAGGTATGGCAAAAACTGACGGGATTGTACTGGGACACGCTGATTGTCTAAGCTTTTCTCATGTTTCTCATTTCACGCTGTCTCTCAGTTGCATAACCTATTTGGATGCTTATCTGATCTGAGCCGTATAATGGGGGAAATTAGAGAATATACACAGCAGCGCTTTTGTAGGCAGGAATCAAGAGAGAAAACCTTGTATGGCAGAAAACTAAAGTAAAGATGCTAACATGTGATACCGGTAAAGAAGTTGTCTAGTTTTTAGTTGTTACCAAcggcaataaaataattaagcaACAGATTCAACATCAGTGAAATTTGGAGAGATTTATCTTAGTTATTTTGGGTGTGAgaggttaaaaatattattgcAACTTATGGTTTGAAAACTAGTATACTACCTTATATTCAATGTGTTTGAGTACAATCAGATTTAGTTGGTATTTTGCCTGCAATTTCTATTTCAGGTGTTTTAGATGACAGACTTTCAAATAAATGGTGTAAGATGAATGCAACATATTTAActcatttatttcttaaataCATGCTAAATTCAAATTACTTTATATcagaaatgtaattaaaacatAAGTGAATATGTAGTTTTTGACTGTTTTGTACATGACGTAAATGAGCCAAAGCAAAGTATTAAGTGGGTTTAAAACATGTTCATACAAATTATTCTACAGCTGCTtcgcaaaaaaaacaaaaaaactctaaGGGAGACACTGCAGATGAATATGGTAAAAACCGTGAACAAATAGATATCATAATGAAAGTTGTTTACTTACATTATGGCAAcaattttttgtattaaaagttttcaaaaatgttatatGCAAATGCAGCATTATCTAACTTttggaaaatgtgtattttggttTTCTTCCCACTGGTCTAAAAGATCAAGTTATGGAAACAAAAAGCCCCGGATCTTAAAAGCTGACCAATgtataaaaaactttttctgcCTTGAAAAAGGAGGAAGACGGCTGTGTATGGATAAAAATTTGCCAACAAACTACACATTAAGTACAGTTcaaattcacacacactcaacataCAATGCTCTCACATGAGTAATGGCTCAAAGTGAAAGAGGTATTTAAAAGGGGATTTGATTGTTTATGGTGTTAGCTCAATTAGTAATGAATGCCAGAATGTAGGAAGACTCAATTTACATGGAACGCCTTTATCTTAATTAAGAACGAGTGTCCTGCAGTGTTTCACGGCACGACATTGACTGTTCACCAACATCTGACGACCACACAGCAAAGATACAGTCATGTACCTGGACTCTGGGGAGGGAAAGAAACACTGGCTAACCTTCCACTCAACACAAACATTATTctcatacaaaaacacactttaatttCCTGATGAAAGCAATCATAAGTTCAACAATGATTTAATTTCCATAAAAACTGACTTTCTTATTTTGGTctgtttcagatttttttatgagcttaaatttgaaaaaattccACTGGATAGTTAGTAActtaaaagaaatataaaaaatgtaactaggtttttttctttcttatccACTCGACCACACTTTATAAAGCGTTCCTCTATAAAGCGCAAGCTGTATCGGCTGTCACACTGCCTCACAATAGAAggtcaagaaaaacaaacaatgataAATGATAATACTAAATCTGACCTGGATGTGtcgaaacacaacacaaatacacTAGGAATTTACATTTATAATTCAAATAAAgttcaaaaacagttttttctatGTTGCTTTaatcaaaaaacaaactctATATAATGATACTGTATTATAAACTTGAAAGTCTACTGATTACCGGATACcaaaaatgatttgtttttcttatctTGTAGCGTTCGACAAAGAAGACTTTAATAAAGAAGGGCAAAGTAAGACGATAACATCAAGAAAGATAAAACTGAAAGaacccattaaaaaacaactcaaTTAAAACCTAGACACTATTTTGAGCCATTTCTTATCTTTGTGAACTCTATTTAAACTTTGTACAAATCAGCCGCTACGCTGACACTGTGGAAgtaattacattaaaatgaacaggaaagtAAAAACACCAATAGTATTTTTATCCCAACTTGCATGCATCCCATACATTACCTTAAGAGATGGTAAAAGAGGATAAGTAGTAGAACCTGTGGTGGCTACAAGatacacaaacagcagcagcagcagcagcaacttcTACTCAAAACTTAAGAATCCTACGGCGTTGCAAAAACTTGCCAGAGAAACAGCGTGCACTAGCACATCAGGACACACTGTTTGCCCATTGAGCTCTCAAACCTCTctcatttctttctctccctctctctcgccCTCCCTTGTTGTCCCTCTCTCCCTGACTCtctcaaccacacacacacatacacacatgttgCGTTCAAAGACGCACAGCCAGACACGCAGACTTACGCGGAGATTGATGCATAGATGCATGCGCTCAGACAGAAGATACT
This is a stretch of genomic DNA from Centropristis striata isolate RG_2023a ecotype Rhode Island chromosome 4, C.striata_1.0, whole genome shotgun sequence. It encodes these proteins:
- the slc6a4a gene encoding solute carrier family 6 member 4a; protein product: METKDMMLTSMLTTDKGENEGEKEKGREDVGGEEEGTQQENGKLMLADGLSERGPKSLNSGSGQQVSNGFTTSTPQSPREGAGSAAYSGGTASGPGGGTGSSAPLGGLRTLVVQQTSLERPRETWSKKMDFLLSVIGYAVDLGNVWRFPYICYQNGGGAFLLPYLLMAVFGGVPLFYMELALGQFHRSGCISIWKYICPIFKGIGFAICIIALYIAFYYNTIMAWALYYLLSSFRTTLPWTTCSNSWNTINCNRYMSTDSNVTWSNSSTSPAEEFYTRQVLQVHRSPGLHQLGSVSWQLALCLLFIFTIVYFSIWKGVKTSGKVVWVTATFPYLVLLVLLVRGATLPGAWRGVVFYLKPDWEKLLSTTVWIDAAAQIFFSLGPGFGVLLAFASYNPFHNNCYKDALVTSSVNCLTSFLSGFVIFTVLGYMAEMRQQDVSAVAKDAGPSLLFIIYAEAIANMPAATFFAIIFFLMIIMLGLDSTFAGLEGVITAMLDEFPHLLAKRREWFVFGLVCVCYLGALSTLTYGGAFVVKLFEEYATGPAVITVVLLEVIAVSWFYGTNRFCNDIQLMLGFYPGCFWRICWVAICPCFLLFIIFSFLAFPPEVRLFHYHYPQWTTVLGYCIGVSSFICVPTYMVYHLLNAKGTFKQRLLKSITPEPSSEQHRDFIVTNAV